In a genomic window of Brettanomyces nanus chromosome 1, complete sequence:
- a CDS encoding uncharacterized protein (EggNog:ENOG41) has translation MLEDNQYASEVESNRIANPEENTKSQGVLVNYDGEFNKQDVIDRPPEGTLWGWISVLCVCGINTFSWGVNSVFGVFLNYFVSSNQFPGASMEDYALVGGLSMGLSFMLINVANTLVRRFYYKYVMAVGIVLLIICDLCAAEATTIVQFIMLQGLLLSIAYALVASPGFVIIPTWFLKKRSIATGIGTAGAGLSGIIFSRPIQAIIDTTGSYKWALRMIGIVCGVMLTVCTLLIRSHRDLIVVTGRSFWGDVLVGFTRWDIYRQKPLVYLILWNFLYGFPYTILLFSMSSYSTAIGLTSAQGAVVTTVQSVAQCIGRPLLGLLSDYFGKGNVTLLATALLGVFSLCWWIFVKTYANLIVFAFFTGLLVGINWVNFSPLCADIVGGGDDLLAAVSFLCLIGGPPMIVSEIIGLKLERPDDSRPYLNSQILVGVMCIGSAAMLIPFREFKIYRMLHARRELIQKKFKENQTSEDCTRLNRYNILLEKSYRGYLIRSFYPIKA, from the exons ATGCT AGAGGATAATCAATATGCTAGCGAAGTTGAGTCCAATAGAATCGCCAATCCGGAGGAAAATACCAAATCTCAAGGCGTTTTAGTCAATTATGATGGAGAATTCAATAAGCAGGATGTCATTGATCGTCCTCCAGAAGGTACTTTATGGGGATGGATAAGTGTTTTATGTGTTTGTGGTATTAATACGTTTAGCTGGGGTGTTAATAGTGTCTTCGGAGTTTTCCTTAACTATTTTGTCAGCTCAAACCAATTTCCAGGTGCTAGCATGGAGGATTATGCACTCGTTGGTGGTCTTAGCATGGGTTTAAGTTTTATGCTCATTAACGTAGCCAACACTCTGGTGAGGCGTTTCTATTACAAGTATGTAATGGCTGTTGGCATTGTCTTGCTCATTATCTGCGATTTGTGTGCTGCAGAGGCTACTACCATTGTCCAGTTCATCATGTTACAAGGactccttctttctataGCTTATGCTTTGGTTGCCTCTCCTGGTTTTGTTATTATTCCAACCTGGTTCCTCAAGAAAAGGTCCATAGCCACAGGAATTGGCACTGCTGGTGCTGGTTTATCCGGCATAATCTTTAGCAGACCTATCCAGGCTATCATTGATACGACAGGTAGTTATAAATGGGCCCTTAGAATGATCGGTATTGTCTGTGGTGTCATGCTAACCGTGTGCACGCTACTTATCAGGTCTCATCGCGATTTGATAGTCGTTACTGGTCGTTCCTTTTGGGGCGATGTTCTCGTAGGCTTTACCAGATGGGACATCTATCGTCAAAAACCCCTCGTGTATTTGATCTTGTGGAATTTCTTATACGGGTTTCCCTAcacaattcttctcttctcgaTGTCCTCTTATTCCACTGCGATAGGTCTTACATCTGCCCAAGGAGCTGTAGTTACTACAGTCCAGAGTGTTGCCCAATGCATTGGAAGGCCATTGTTGGGTTTGCTTTCGGACTACTTCGGTAAAGGTAACGTTACTCTGCTAGCCACAGCTTTGCTTGGCGTATTTTCACTTTGTTGGTGGATCTTTGTGAAAACTTACGCCAATTTGATCGTATTCGCTTTTTTCACAGGATTGTTAGTGGGTATTAACTGGGTTAATTTCTCTCCGTTATGTGCAGATATTGTTGGTGGTGGAGATGATTTACTAGCAGCAGTTTCGTTTCTTTGCTTGATTGGAGGCCCTCCTATGATAGTCTCCGAGATTATTGGATTGAAATTGGAAAGACCAGACGATAGTCGACCATATTTAAACTCTCAAATACTAGTGGGGGTTATGTGCATTGGCAGTGCTGCTATGTTAATTCCTTTTAGAGAATTTAAAATTTATAGAATGCTCCATGCTAGAAGGGAGTTGATCCAAAAGAAATTTAAGGAGAATCAAACCAGTGAAGATTGTACAAGGTTGAATAGATACAACATCCTATTAGAGAAGAGTTATAGGGGTTATCTTATCCGTAGTTTCTACCCTATCAAAGCTTAA